From a region of the Apibacter sp. B3706 genome:
- a CDS encoding DUF6452 family protein, giving the protein MFQKKINILFVLFFIGLLVFSCVDDDVCDKVTTPRLTIELDSLGNKYKKTRLYVDRKMPDGSVHSEGVFLGKDSIQLPLNSLSDETVFYLYDTLHTPDSSKNIITIKYLTDQQFVSKACGFKIIFNEVTYDATALTTIKSLTGQTNQIYNESSTNLRIAY; this is encoded by the coding sequence ATGTTTCAAAAAAAAATAAATATACTATTCGTCCTATTCTTTATAGGTTTACTTGTTTTTTCCTGTGTAGATGATGATGTTTGCGACAAAGTTACTACACCAAGATTGACTATAGAATTGGATAGTTTAGGTAATAAATATAAGAAAACCCGATTATATGTTGACAGGAAAATGCCGGATGGTTCTGTACATTCGGAAGGTGTCTTTCTTGGGAAAGACAGTATTCAATTACCATTAAATTCTTTATCCGATGAAACTGTTTTTTATTTATATGATACACTGCATACTCCGGATTCAAGTAAAAATATTATTACAATAAAATACCTGACTGATCAGCAATTTGTTTCAAAGGCATGTGGATTCAAGATAATATTTAATGAGGTAACTTATGATGCAACTGCGCTTACAACTATAAAATCCTTAACAGGTCAAACTAATCAAATTTATAATGAATCCTCTACGAATTTACGTATTGCTTATTAG
- a CDS encoding DUF6048 family protein, with product MNPLRIYVLLISVFLGIYAHSQTKSNDSVPVKNPKHQLFIGVDLLNPVAGFFADKKNYSSFIAYKIKNRWLAIAEVGYEKNIYNKNNWNIDAKGVFGEIGINYILTNNYEKSGEGFYIGGRFGYSPFKQNVKKYPLKGMNPEGQIQIIGEGSLPEANVSSGWLEAVTGAKVQIGNSPFYIDFMVRPKFLLFSSKQKNVDNLVIPGYGKDKGSANISLFWGISYKLF from the coding sequence ATGAATCCTCTACGAATTTACGTATTGCTTATTAGTGTATTTCTGGGTATATATGCTCATTCCCAAACTAAAAGCAACGATTCTGTCCCGGTAAAAAATCCAAAGCATCAACTATTTATAGGAGTGGATTTATTAAATCCGGTTGCTGGTTTTTTTGCAGATAAAAAAAATTATAGTAGTTTTATTGCTTATAAAATTAAAAATAGGTGGTTGGCTATTGCCGAAGTAGGGTATGAAAAAAATATTTATAATAAAAATAACTGGAATATTGATGCAAAAGGAGTTTTTGGAGAAATAGGAATAAATTATATTTTAACTAACAACTATGAAAAATCAGGCGAAGGGTTTTATATAGGAGGAAGATTTGGTTATTCCCCTTTCAAGCAAAATGTAAAAAAATATCCTCTTAAGGGAATGAATCCCGAAGGGCAAATACAAATAATTGGAGAAGGTTCTTTACCGGAAGCAAATGTAAGTTCCGGCTGGTTAGAAGCAGTGACAGGAGCTAAAGTTCAAATTGGAAACTCACCGTTTTATATTGATTTCATGGTTCGTCCGAAATTTCTATTGTTTTCCAGCAAACAGAAAAATGTAGACAATTTAGTTATTCCCGGGTATGGAAAAGATAAGGGATCGGCAAATATATCTCTTTTCTGGGGGATATCTTATAAATTATTTTAA
- a CDS encoding UDP-glucose dehydrogenase family protein: MNITIVGTGYVGLVSGTCLADLGHSVHCVDINEEKVTLMKSGQVPIYEPQLEEVFLRNIKGGRLFFTTDLSEAMRVSNVIFLALPTPPGEDGSADLSYVLEVAGQIGDLMTEYTLIVNKSTVPVGTAEKVKNLIKSKTQVPFDVVSNPEFLREGYAVEDFMNPERVIVGAGSQKAFEIMDKIYLSLTNAGAKMIKMDEKSSELTKYASNSFLATKITFMNEVANYCEKVGADVDKVRLGMGSDERIGNRFLFPGVGYGGSCFPKDVKALIKSGKEVGYTFEILESVEEVNQRQKTILVPEVEKYLGDLKNKQIAIWGLAFKENTDDIREASSLEIINMLLDKEAKVKAYDSIAVNNVKKILGNKIEYANNMYECVEGADALIIVTEWGEFRHPHFDILEKKMNNKAIFDGRNLYNVDELEIHGFYYKSIGRKLING, encoded by the coding sequence ATGAATATTACAATTGTTGGGACAGGATATGTAGGACTGGTTTCAGGAACATGCCTTGCAGATTTGGGACATAGTGTACATTGTGTTGATATAAATGAAGAAAAAGTTACCTTGATGAAAAGTGGGCAAGTACCCATTTATGAACCACAATTAGAAGAAGTATTTCTGAGAAATATAAAAGGAGGTCGTTTGTTTTTTACCACGGATTTGAGTGAAGCAATGCGAGTTTCAAATGTAATATTTTTAGCCTTGCCAACTCCTCCTGGAGAAGATGGTTCAGCGGATCTGTCTTACGTACTGGAAGTTGCCGGTCAAATAGGAGATCTAATGACTGAATATACCTTAATTGTAAATAAAAGTACGGTTCCGGTAGGTACAGCAGAAAAAGTCAAAAACCTGATAAAATCAAAAACACAAGTACCTTTCGATGTAGTTTCAAATCCGGAATTTTTACGAGAAGGATACGCTGTGGAAGATTTTATGAATCCTGAAAGAGTAATTGTGGGAGCTGGTTCACAAAAAGCATTTGAAATAATGGATAAAATTTATTTGTCCTTAACTAATGCCGGTGCTAAAATGATAAAGATGGATGAAAAATCTTCTGAGTTAACAAAATATGCTTCCAATTCTTTCTTAGCCACCAAAATCACCTTTATGAATGAAGTAGCTAATTACTGCGAAAAGGTAGGAGCAGATGTTGATAAAGTACGATTAGGTATGGGGTCGGATGAAAGAATCGGGAATCGATTTTTATTTCCGGGTGTAGGATATGGAGGGAGTTGTTTTCCCAAGGATGTAAAAGCTTTAATTAAAAGCGGAAAAGAAGTTGGATATACTTTTGAAATTTTAGAATCTGTAGAAGAGGTAAATCAAAGACAAAAAACCATATTAGTGCCTGAAGTCGAAAAATATTTAGGTGATTTAAAAAATAAACAAATAGCAATTTGGGGGTTAGCTTTCAAAGAAAATACGGATGATATTCGGGAAGCTTCCTCACTTGAAATAATTAACATGCTTCTGGATAAAGAAGCGAAAGTAAAAGCATACGATTCGATTGCTGTCAATAATGTAAAAAAAATATTAGGCAATAAAATAGAATATGCCAACAATATGTATGAATGTGTAGAAGGAGCAGACGCTTTAATTATTGTAACAGAATGGGGTGAATTTAGACATCCCCATTTTGATATTTTAGAAAAAAAGATGAATAATAAAGCTATTTTTGATGGAAGAAATCTTTATAATGTAGATGAATTAGAAATTCATGGCTTTTATTATAAAAGTATTGGTAGGAAATTAATAAATGGATAG
- the rfbB gene encoding dTDP-glucose 4,6-dehydratase, whose amino-acid sequence MKKLIITGGAGFIGSHVVRRFVNQYPEYKILNLDALTYAGNLENLKDIENKPNYQFLKADITNEEQIKEIFSEFQPDGVIHLAAESHVDRSITTPLEFVKSNVIGTVILLDAAKKVWNNNYEGKRFHHVSTDEVYGTLGETGFFTEETKYNPHSPYSASKASSDHFVRAYTDTYDLPVVITNCSNNYGPNHFPEKFIPLLIHNIINNNPLPVYGDGNYTRDWLYVIDHAIAIDQVFHKGKNKENYNIGGFNEWKNIDLVHLLCKLMDKKLGRKEGESAKLITFVKDRPGHDLRYAIDATKINKELGWKPSVNFEEGLTKTIDWYMDNQDWLNHVTSGSYRKYYDEQYDLT is encoded by the coding sequence ATGAAAAAATTAATAATTACAGGAGGAGCCGGATTTATCGGATCTCATGTAGTCAGAAGATTTGTAAATCAGTATCCGGAATATAAAATTTTAAATTTAGATGCATTAACTTATGCAGGTAATTTAGAAAATTTAAAAGATATAGAAAATAAGCCTAATTACCAATTTTTAAAAGCCGATATAACTAACGAAGAACAAATAAAAGAAATATTTTCAGAATTTCAACCGGATGGAGTAATACACTTAGCCGCAGAATCTCATGTAGACAGGTCCATAACCACACCTTTGGAATTTGTAAAATCTAATGTTATAGGCACGGTTATTCTTTTAGATGCTGCAAAAAAAGTATGGAATAATAATTATGAAGGTAAAAGATTTCATCATGTATCAACAGATGAAGTGTATGGTACATTAGGTGAAACCGGTTTTTTTACTGAAGAAACAAAATACAATCCTCACTCCCCTTACTCGGCTTCGAAAGCCTCATCAGATCATTTTGTAAGAGCATATACAGATACCTATGATTTACCGGTGGTAATTACCAATTGTTCTAATAACTACGGACCTAATCATTTTCCGGAAAAATTTATCCCGTTGTTAATTCATAATATTATTAATAATAACCCATTACCTGTATATGGTGATGGAAATTATACCCGTGACTGGTTGTATGTAATTGACCATGCCATAGCTATTGACCAGGTTTTTCATAAAGGAAAAAACAAAGAAAATTATAATATAGGAGGTTTTAACGAATGGAAAAATATTGATTTAGTTCACTTATTATGTAAATTGATGGATAAGAAATTAGGAAGAAAAGAAGGAGAAAGTGCTAAATTAATAACTTTTGTTAAAGATCGTCCCGGACATGATTTACGTTATGCTATTGATGCTACTAAAATAAACAAAGAGCTAGGATGGAAACCTTCCGTAAATTTTGAGGAAGGATTAACTAAGACTATTGATTGGTATATGGATAATCAAGATTGGTTAAACCACGTAACCAGTGGCTCATATCGAAAATATTATGATGAACAATATGATTTAACGTAA
- the rfbA gene encoding glucose-1-phosphate thymidylyltransferase RfbA produces the protein MKGIILAGGSGTRLYPLTIAVSKQLMPVYDKPMIYYPLSVLMDAEIKDILIITTPHDQEAFKKLLGDGSDFGCNLTYEIQHTPNGLAQAFVIGEKFIGDDSVALILGDNIFYGAGLSQLLRSKTNPKGAIVFAYHVNDPERYGVVEFNEDMKAISIEEKPLNPKSNYAVPGLYFYDNKVVEIAKELKPSARGEYEITDVNKVYLENEELEVGVMDRGTAWLDTGTFDSLHDATEYIRVIEKRQGIKIGCIEETAYKRGFISIEKLYKIANKYGKSGYGEYLKNITYYKR, from the coding sequence ATGAAAGGAATTATATTAGCTGGAGGATCCGGAACACGATTATACCCACTTACCATTGCAGTAAGTAAACAACTTATGCCTGTTTATGATAAGCCTATGATCTATTATCCATTATCGGTTTTAATGGATGCAGAAATTAAAGATATATTAATTATTACCACACCTCATGATCAAGAGGCATTCAAAAAATTGTTAGGAGATGGTTCAGATTTCGGATGTAACTTAACTTATGAAATCCAACATACGCCGAACGGTTTAGCTCAAGCTTTTGTTATAGGTGAAAAATTTATAGGAGATGATTCGGTGGCATTAATATTAGGAGATAATATTTTTTATGGAGCAGGTTTAAGCCAATTATTGAGATCCAAAACCAATCCAAAAGGAGCTATAGTTTTTGCTTACCATGTAAATGATCCGGAAAGATATGGGGTAGTTGAATTTAATGAAGATATGAAAGCTATATCCATAGAAGAAAAGCCATTAAATCCAAAATCAAACTATGCAGTACCGGGATTATATTTTTACGATAATAAAGTAGTAGAAATAGCAAAAGAATTAAAGCCGTCAGCTAGAGGAGAGTATGAAATTACAGATGTAAACAAAGTATATTTAGAAAACGAAGAGTTGGAAGTTGGAGTTATGGACAGAGGTACAGCTTGGCTGGATACTGGAACTTTTGATTCTCTTCATGATGCTACGGAATATATACGTGTAATTGAAAAACGACAAGGTATAAAAATTGGATGTATTGAAGAAACTGCTTATAAGAGAGGATTTATTTCTATTGAAAAATTATATAAGATTGCTAATAAATATGGAAAAAGCGGGTATGGAGAATATCTTAAAAATATTACCTATTATAAACGTTAG